The proteins below come from a single Sorghum bicolor cultivar BTx623 chromosome 4, Sorghum_bicolor_NCBIv3, whole genome shotgun sequence genomic window:
- the LOC8056707 gene encoding putative germin-like protein 2-2, which yields MAVRRLFLFISTLAMACCCAIASDPSLLQDFCVAGKMSQVNVNGFACKDAKDVVAEHFFFSGLHMAGNTSNKQGSAVTAVNVAQIPGLNTMGISMVRIDYAPKGLNPPHTHPRATEILVVLEGSLYVGFVTSNPNNTLIAKVVNKGDVFVFPKGLVHFQYNYGTDNAVVLAALSSQNPGVITIANTVFGSDPSISDDILTKAFQVNQNTVDWIQAQF from the exons ATGGCTGTTCGTCGTCTATTCCTGTTTATTTCTACGTTGGCTATGGCATGCTGCTGTGCCATCGCTTCAGATCCCAGCCTTCTCCAAGACTTCTGCGTTGCAGGCAAGATGTCTCAAG TTAACGTTAATGGATTTGCCTGCAAAGATGCAAAAGATGTAGTTGCCGAGCACTTCTTCTTCTCCGGCCTTCACATGGCTGGCAACACCAGCAACAAGCAGGGCTCCGCCGTGACAGCAGTCAATGTTGCGCAGATCCCTGGGTTGAACACCATGGGGATCTCCATGGTCCGTATTGATTATGCTCCCAAAGGACTCAACCCGCCTCACACGCACCCTCGCGCCACTGAGATACTAGTTGTGCTTGAGGGATCACTCTATGTTGGTTTTGTGACCTCGAACCCAAACAACACACTGATCGCAAAGGTTGTCAACAAGGGTGATGTTTTTGTGTTCCCAAAGGGCCTTGTCCACTTTCAGTATAACTATGGCACGGACAATGCTGTAGTTCTTGCCGCCTTGAGCAGCCAAAACCCTGGGGTAATCACTATTGCCAACACAGTATTTGGGTCCGATCCATCCATATCAGAtgatatccttaccaaggcctTTCAGGTCAATCAAAATACGGTTGACTGGATTCAAGCTCAGTTCTAA